In Methanothrix sp., a genomic segment contains:
- a CDS encoding MATE family efflux transporter, with protein MPGETMSEGLPDRGERGQKSMTRGVSLLIGEPKKAILKLSWPMIMAMLILAAYNLVNAIWVAGLGSDALAAVGFTSPIFMVVVGLSNGLGAGVSSSISRRIGAQDKRGADNTTMHALLLVLAVSMILTAGLFIALEPLLIAMGAGAALGLAVDYGSIIFTGSIFIVFNNIAYAILRGEGDTRRTMYAMGAGSLINAILDPILIYWMGLGIAGAAWGTVISLMFVSGVQIYWLIIKKDTYVSLSRKAFFPSRKVMSDILQVGIPASIEFLLYSIDAIIINSMLVRVSGTDAVAVYTAGWRVIMMAVIPLIAIATAEVSVAGAAIGARKYENLAIIHRFSTKLGFAIGTVTALITAIFAPQITLFFTYSPQSAHLAGTMVAFMHVMCLFYPFMSPGIMSSSLFQGAGKGLTSLLLNILRDVILITGLAFLLGMVLGLGQEGIWWGIVFGNTAGSLLSYLWARLYITRLMKDKGIA; from the coding sequence GTGCCCGGTGAAACAATGAGCGAAGGCCTGCCGGATCGGGGAGAGAGAGGCCAAAAGAGCATGACCCGGGGCGTCTCCTTATTGATCGGAGAGCCGAAAAAGGCCATCCTAAAGCTCTCCTGGCCCATGATCATGGCCATGCTGATCCTTGCCGCCTACAATCTGGTGAACGCCATCTGGGTGGCAGGCCTGGGATCCGATGCCTTGGCTGCAGTTGGATTTACAAGCCCCATATTCATGGTGGTGGTGGGTCTGAGCAATGGCCTGGGAGCTGGGGTCTCCTCCTCCATCTCCCGCCGGATAGGGGCACAGGATAAAAGGGGAGCGGACAATACCACCATGCATGCCCTCCTGCTGGTCTTAGCCGTCTCGATGATATTGACGGCCGGCCTTTTCATTGCCTTAGAGCCCCTCCTTATTGCAATGGGTGCAGGGGCTGCTCTGGGCCTGGCAGTTGATTATGGCAGTATCATATTCACTGGATCGATATTCATAGTCTTCAATAACATCGCTTACGCCATCCTGAGAGGGGAAGGGGATACCAGGCGCACTATGTATGCCATGGGGGCGGGGTCACTGATCAATGCCATACTGGATCCCATTCTCATCTACTGGATGGGGTTGGGGATTGCCGGAGCGGCATGGGGAACAGTCATCTCGCTCATGTTCGTCTCCGGGGTTCAGATCTACTGGCTGATCATCAAGAAGGATACCTATGTCTCCCTATCCAGGAAGGCTTTCTTCCCCAGCAGGAAGGTGATGAGTGACATCCTTCAGGTGGGGATCCCGGCCAGTATCGAGTTTCTCCTTTACTCTATAGATGCCATCATAATCAACAGCATGTTGGTTCGGGTTTCAGGGACGGATGCAGTAGCTGTGTACACTGCAGGCTGGCGGGTGATAATGATGGCTGTAATTCCTCTGATCGCCATTGCCACAGCAGAGGTATCCGTCGCAGGAGCTGCGATCGGCGCCAGGAAATATGAGAACCTGGCGATAATTCACAGATTTTCCACAAAGCTCGGCTTTGCCATTGGAACGGTGACCGCCCTGATCACCGCCATATTTGCCCCTCAGATAACCCTGTTTTTCACCTATTCCCCCCAGAGCGCCCATCTTGCCGGGACGATGGTGGCGTTCATGCATGTCATGTGCCTGTTCTACCCTTTCATGTCCCCGGGGATAATGTCTTCCAGCCTCTTTCAGGGGGCAGGAAAAGGTCTCACCTCCCTTCTGCTCAATATCTTAAGAGATGTGATTCTCATAACCGGGCTGGCCTTCCTCCTGGGGATGGTCCTGGGCCTGGGCCAGGAGGGCATCTGGTGGGGAATTGTGTTTGGAAACACCGCTGGCAGCCTCTTGAGTTATTTATGGGCCAGGCTCTATATAACCCGGCTGATGAAGGATAAAGGAATAGCATAG
- a CDS encoding GyrI-like domain-containing protein has product MIEITVIEEKPQLVVGMRRRGHYRDIAEMIPTLFKYAVGHGAKIVGHPFFIYHESSSEEAKRADEAGNAEIEVCVPIAEKIPENGGITCYELSGGRMARTVHKGPYQECESTYTRLFDWLQENDYQITGPIREGYANDPREVAPEEILTIIYVPIS; this is encoded by the coding sequence ATGATCGAAATCACTGTGATAGAGGAGAAGCCTCAGCTGGTTGTCGGGATGAGGCGGAGGGGGCACTACAGAGATATTGCAGAAATGATCCCTACACTATTCAAATATGCAGTGGGACATGGAGCCAAAATCGTCGGCCATCCCTTTTTTATATATCATGAGAGCAGCTCTGAGGAGGCGAAGAGGGCAGATGAGGCCGGGAATGCTGAGATAGAGGTCTGCGTTCCCATTGCAGAGAAGATCCCGGAGAATGGCGGGATAACTTGCTATGAGCTTAGTGGGGGAAGGATGGCCCGGACAGTTCACAAAGGACCTTACCAGGAGTGCGAATCAACTTATACGAGACTCTTTGACTGGCTGCAAGAGAATGACTATCAGATCACCGGACCGATAAGGGAGGGTTATGCCAATGATCCCAGAGAGGTCGCCCCAGAGGAGATCCTGACCATAATCTATGTCCCGATAAGCTGA
- a CDS encoding DUF4198 domain-containing protein — MIGVLRMRRIFLILVLLMLFCSAAGNAHQVFIRPVSGWVNIGDTAILPVAAGHNTSSSEMPEGLTNLTVIRQDGGVIEHILNEKTDTMGNWPIFSFDVEHPGLYLITAYNGGGAWTHIITNPPVTGYWEAGGVDEIDFNAINKTGWANDWYVERSYPLHTYGKTFIAGPDSDYSIASKPVGQILEIVPLTNITEAGKGNFQLQVLYQGQPFSGIELIAQKVGDDAKIRGMTDAEGKVMLNLSTTDEFREWVIVADTLMDTRVVEAKEEPRGEASKELTFVGPVYRTTLVLRTDF, encoded by the coding sequence ATGATTGGTGTATTGAGAATGAGAAGGATTTTCCTGATATTGGTGCTGCTGATGCTATTTTGCTCGGCAGCAGGGAACGCACATCAAGTATTCATCAGGCCCGTATCCGGCTGGGTGAATATCGGAGATACAGCCATACTGCCTGTAGCTGCTGGTCATAACACCTCCTCCTCAGAGATGCCTGAAGGATTGACCAACCTGACTGTAATCAGGCAGGATGGCGGCGTGATCGAGCATATCCTTAATGAAAAGACAGATACCATGGGCAACTGGCCTATCTTCAGCTTCGATGTCGAGCATCCGGGACTGTACCTCATAACTGCTTACAACGGCGGCGGAGCCTGGACGCACATCATCACCAATCCTCCGGTAACAGGATACTGGGAGGCAGGAGGGGTGGACGAGATCGACTTCAACGCCATCAACAAGACGGGATGGGCCAATGACTGGTATGTCGAGAGATCTTATCCCCTCCATACCTATGGCAAGACATTCATTGCAGGCCCCGATTCTGATTACTCCATAGCCTCAAAGCCTGTGGGTCAGATACTAGAGATCGTGCCCCTCACCAATATCACTGAGGCGGGCAAGGGCAACTTCCAGCTCCAGGTTCTCTATCAGGGCCAGCCCTTCAGCGGCATCGAATTGATCGCTCAGAAGGTTGGCGATGATGCGAAGATAAGAGGCATGACCGATGCAGAAGGAAAGGTGATGCTGAACCTGTCCACCACTGATGAGTTCAGGGAGTGGGTGATTGTCGCCGATACTCTCATGGACACCAGAGTGGTTGAGGCAAAGGAGGAGCCCCGGGGCGAGGCCTCCAAAGAGCTGACATTTGTGGGCCCCGTCTACAGGACAACCCTGGTCCTGAGAACGGACTTCTGA
- the moaC gene encoding cyclic pyranopterin monophosphate synthase MoaC, protein MREEGDGPGDRAGTEELLGMVDITFKPQVFRRATAAGSIRLKESTIEAVRRGDTKKGDPLATARLAAILAVKETPRLIPFCHPIPITALEVGFELEEMRVKATVTVTSLGRTGVEMEALAGVSAALLNIWDMIKYLEKDESGNYPETAIEEIRVLEKMKEE, encoded by the coding sequence ATGAGGGAAGAGGGGGACGGGCCAGGCGATCGGGCCGGCACAGAAGAGCTGCTGGGCATGGTGGATATCACCTTCAAGCCCCAGGTCTTCAGAAGGGCCACTGCCGCAGGATCGATCAGGCTGAAGGAATCCACCATCGAGGCGGTGAGAAGAGGGGATACTAAGAAGGGAGATCCTCTGGCTACCGCCAGGCTGGCGGCCATACTGGCAGTCAAGGAGACACCCCGTCTGATTCCCTTCTGTCATCCCATTCCCATCACCGCTCTGGAGGTCGGCTTTGAGCTGGAGGAGATGAGGGTGAAAGCAACAGTCACAGTGACCTCCTTGGGAAGAACGGGGGTGGAGATGGAGGCCCTCGCCGGCGTGAGCGCAGCCTTGCTCAATATCTGGGATATGATCAAGTATCTGGAGAAGGATGAGAGCGGGAACTATCCTGAGACAGCGATTGAGGAGATCCGGGTGCTGGAGAAGATGAAAGAGGAATGA
- a CDS encoding NAD(P)H-hydrate dehydratase, which translates to MRMISWEEMRAVDANCQYLGLLPLQLMENAGAAIAREVIASSPGKRVAIIAGRGNNGGDAFAAARHLSGFEVTIYLLGRARDISTEEAKRNWEILEQLHWDLREVRSSEELKLGECDLIVDGIFGTGVKGRVAGLEAEAIDAINLSGKKVLSVDIPSGQGTGKVVRADYVVTFHRPKPDLGECVIVADIGIPPEAELFVGPGDLGLMGKRSRESHKGDSGRVLVIGGGPYTGAPALAALAALRAGADIVTVAAPAEAARAISCFSPNLIVRELSSDHLTPQDLPVLQDLIPAHDVVVMGMGLGRHPDTGDALASIIPLAEKAVIDADALLPGLPLKGIITPHAGEFQRLSGLSLADMDWRERMEPLKGYAREREVIVLLKGKVDLITDGELIRANTTGNPGMTVGGTGDVLAGIAAAFYARTSALRAANAAAFVNGRAGDLAYAERGFGMLATDLVEKIPLAMQLEGEELRK; encoded by the coding sequence ATGAGAATGATATCCTGGGAGGAGATGCGGGCCGTGGACGCCAACTGCCAGTACCTGGGCCTTCTTCCTCTCCAGCTTATGGAGAATGCAGGTGCTGCTATAGCCAGAGAAGTAATTGCATCCTCTCCGGGCAAGAGGGTCGCCATCATCGCTGGCCGGGGGAACAATGGCGGCGATGCCTTCGCTGCTGCCCGCCATCTGTCAGGCTTTGAGGTTACCATTTATCTTCTGGGCCGGGCACGTGATATATCCACAGAGGAGGCGAAGAGGAACTGGGAGATCTTAGAGCAGCTGCACTGGGATCTGCGCGAGGTGAGGAGCTCGGAGGAGCTGAAGCTTGGCGAGTGCGACCTGATAGTGGATGGGATATTTGGAACCGGGGTGAAGGGAAGGGTGGCCGGGCTGGAGGCAGAAGCGATCGATGCTATAAACCTCTCCGGAAAGAAGGTGCTATCGGTGGATATCCCCAGTGGCCAGGGGACGGGCAAGGTGGTGCGGGCTGATTATGTGGTCACATTTCATCGCCCAAAGCCGGATCTGGGTGAATGCGTTATCGTAGCTGATATCGGCATACCCCCGGAGGCAGAACTCTTTGTGGGGCCAGGGGACCTGGGGCTGATGGGAAAGAGGTCTCGGGAGAGCCACAAAGGAGATAGCGGCCGGGTTTTGGTGATCGGCGGCGGCCCTTACACCGGCGCTCCTGCTCTCGCTGCCCTTGCTGCCTTGCGGGCGGGTGCAGATATCGTCACCGTGGCAGCGCCAGCAGAGGCCGCAAGGGCCATCTCCTGCTTCTCGCCTAACCTGATTGTGCGGGAGCTCTCCAGCGATCATCTCACCCCCCAGGACCTTCCAGTGCTCCAGGACCTTATTCCAGCTCATGATGTGGTGGTCATGGGCATGGGACTGGGAAGGCATCCCGATACCGGTGATGCCCTGGCCAGTATAATCCCTCTGGCGGAGAAGGCGGTCATCGATGCCGATGCCCTCCTGCCAGGCCTGCCCCTGAAGGGAATTATCACCCCCCATGCCGGGGAGTTTCAGCGCCTCAGTGGACTCTCCCTGGCGGATATGGACTGGAGAGAGAGGATGGAGCCATTGAAGGGCTATGCCCGGGAGAGGGAGGTGATCGTTCTGCTCAAGGGAAAGGTCGACCTGATCACCGATGGAGAGCTCATTCGGGCCAATACCACCGGCAATCCGGGGATGACTGTGGGCGGCACGGGAGATGTCCTGGCGGGGATTGCCGCTGCCTTTTATGCCCGAACATCCGCTCTGAGGGCAGCAAACGCTGCAGCCTTCGTCAATGGCAGGGCAGGAGATCTGGCCTATGCAGAGAGGGGATTTGGCATGCTGGCCACTGATCTGGTGGAGAAGATCCCTCTGGCCATGCAGCTGGAGGGGGAAGAGCTGAGGAAGTGA
- a CDS encoding caspase family protein translates to MKRLLALLLCCLEISLAGAVDDSMATGEGTLAITLSGANLTQQYEYMSGWDWLSPSHAQDHPEAFASSVHSGELRSLQFSLNDLFLTDEREDDIQFLKSASSNYSHLPKISSKEPGGDGPFSRAGLSQSSPELQFIQRSDKAQERLLDYSTSLGMLKESDIAFVDEKKKIIDSPIDMITGIWAPSEGEFEGMLRTSDSNSLKLLDPERIAQFYETSLITSHIIGTPSVQAGGDQALNPFISPLEPRRTDGSSKEVYSYFPERLPKSRNKKELKNYAIVVGIDQYNDRMRLRTCANDARSMADLMREMGYDVLLLSDQTDEKPTKENILKKAFDEIKAKPNVGNVIFYFSGHGTKEGDDSFYLIPRDADGHISTYISEAELREQIADLKNFAMIIDACNSEGMSRAIGKDQLIIASSRHNESSNGEWTGSMSVFTSYLIKAIREERERSNRVLLKRCFDRARADTERWSRSHLISQNPAMIDNTDGIYYIN, encoded by the coding sequence ATGAAGCGTCTTCTTGCCCTGCTGCTATGCTGCTTGGAGATCTCTTTAGCGGGAGCTGTAGACGATTCCATGGCCACAGGGGAGGGAACCCTCGCTATCACGCTCTCCGGGGCCAATCTCACCCAGCAGTATGAGTATATGTCGGGATGGGACTGGCTCTCTCCATCCCATGCTCAGGATCATCCTGAGGCTTTTGCATCCTCTGTCCACTCAGGAGAGCTGAGATCCCTGCAATTCTCTCTGAACGATCTCTTTCTGACCGATGAGAGAGAGGATGATATTCAATTCTTAAAATCGGCCTCATCCAACTATAGCCATCTGCCAAAGATCAGCAGCAAAGAGCCAGGAGGAGACGGTCCCTTCAGCCGCGCAGGCCTGAGCCAGAGCTCCCCTGAATTGCAGTTCATTCAGAGGAGCGATAAAGCGCAAGAGAGGCTGCTTGACTACAGCACCTCACTGGGGATGCTCAAAGAGAGCGATATCGCCTTTGTAGATGAAAAGAAAAAGATCATTGACAGCCCCATCGACATGATCACTGGTATCTGGGCGCCATCGGAAGGAGAATTTGAGGGCATGCTCAGAACCAGCGATTCTAATAGCCTCAAGCTTTTGGACCCGGAGCGCATCGCTCAGTTTTATGAGACCTCCCTCATTACATCTCACATAATTGGCACGCCCTCCGTTCAGGCGGGCGGTGATCAGGCCTTGAATCCATTCATCAGCCCGCTGGAGCCTCGCAGAACGGACGGCTCCTCCAAAGAAGTCTATAGCTATTTTCCGGAGAGGCTTCCCAAGTCGAGAAATAAGAAGGAACTGAAAAACTACGCCATAGTTGTGGGGATCGATCAGTACAATGATCGCATGAGGCTGCGCACCTGCGCGAATGATGCCAGGTCGATGGCAGATCTGATGAGGGAGATGGGCTATGATGTCCTCCTGCTCAGCGATCAGACTGATGAAAAGCCGACGAAAGAGAACATCCTGAAAAAGGCATTTGATGAGATAAAAGCTAAGCCGAATGTGGGGAATGTGATATTCTACTTCTCCGGGCATGGAACAAAGGAGGGAGATGATAGCTTCTACCTCATACCCCGGGATGCAGATGGACATATCTCCACATATATCAGCGAGGCCGAGCTGAGAGAGCAGATAGCAGATTTAAAAAATTTTGCTATGATCATCGATGCCTGCAATAGCGAGGGCATGAGCCGGGCAATCGGCAAAGATCAGCTCATCATAGCCTCATCCCGGCACAATGAGTCCAGCAATGGGGAATGGACCGGCTCAATGAGCGTATTCACCTCTTATTTGATCAAAGCCATCAGAGAGGAGAGGGAGAGAAGCAACAGAGTCCTCCTGAAAAGATGCTTTGATAGAGCACGCGCCGATACGGAGAGGTGGTCTAGGAGCCATCTGATCAGCCAGAACCCGGCGATGATCGATAACACAGATGGGATCTATTATATAAACTAG
- a CDS encoding Ig-like domain-containing protein — protein MYKRSLKGILILGVLLALMASLSSAATCPWLIRGELYTAQCGVIKEVPESQGLLANDPQALEVLDPELITIDPKYGSIKVAANGSFIYSPSPNIRQGTYVWFKYNATNGRCKSLYPAIAKIQIRCTCRPNIPTIDPICLPTTLGEIRDILAEAGAGCYGCGDVSPIIDLSRIGVDKNGNPIAGTYSFCVKCPGCKEQCGQISLIDCANDHPVANDDTFNTIEDTPITDSVAGNDIPSKDGGNVWLKETDPEHGTVVLNQDGSFTYTPEEGYCGEDEFTYILKDVDGDYDTATVTINIECINHIPVANDDTFNTIEDTPITDSVAGNDIPSKDGGNVWLKETDPEHGTVVLNQDGSFTYTPKEGYCGEDEFTYILKDVDGDYDTATVTIYIECINHIPVANDDTFNTIEDTPITDSVAGNDIPSKDGGNVWLKETDPEHGTVVLNQDGSFTYTPEEGYCGEDEFTYILKDVDGDYDTATVTINIECINHIPVANDDTFNTIEDTPITDSVAGNDIPSKDGGNVWLKETDPEHGTVVLNQDGSFTYTPEEGYCGEDEFTYILKDVDGDYDTATVTINIECVNDIPVANDDSARICQDSTLCSSVADNDIPSKDGENTWSLLSNPAHGTAVVDSDGTYCYTPIEGWSGMDCFTYQLCDIDNDCSQGTVTITVVEKCNCDLISFSQDGCMYPDELEDLIKDVNAYVCAECDDTPEWSFPEWPVDQTTGYVMGGEYTFSVTCHAGGEELENCDSTCEGVILCTCQHAVCPCEAYAEDIIVGCGVSKEDLSALVVADCQNKGDYVCDQTPVIDLSGVITDPSTGFVTGGSYTVDCSPSWVECPTAKGDVIVECNDIAHAPDICLPIVCVELSGKLSCRDYSLPLYSAGLKQMVTAAGGGCADELSEMSVVLPGNINWGVPGLYQYKVVCKDAKGLIIASDTGRLILDDDCGCGPCGCSGFC, from the coding sequence ATGTATAAAAGATCGCTCAAGGGCATTCTTATTCTCGGAGTGTTGCTGGCTTTGATGGCCTCACTCTCATCAGCAGCAACATGTCCCTGGCTTATCCGGGGGGAGCTTTATACAGCTCAATGCGGAGTGATAAAGGAGGTTCCTGAAAGCCAGGGGCTCTTGGCGAATGATCCCCAGGCCCTTGAAGTCCTGGATCCTGAACTGATAACGATCGATCCCAAATATGGATCCATAAAGGTAGCAGCAAATGGATCCTTTATCTACTCGCCATCACCGAATATCCGGCAAGGCACATATGTGTGGTTCAAGTATAATGCAACCAATGGAAGGTGCAAGTCACTATATCCAGCGATTGCTAAGATCCAGATCCGTTGCACATGCCGGCCCAATATCCCGACCATAGACCCCATCTGTCTGCCAACCACTCTGGGTGAGATCAGAGATATTCTGGCAGAGGCTGGAGCGGGCTGTTACGGATGTGGAGATGTATCTCCAATCATCGATCTGAGCAGGATCGGAGTGGATAAAAATGGCAATCCAATTGCTGGCACATACTCCTTCTGTGTGAAATGCCCGGGATGCAAAGAGCAATGTGGGCAGATCAGCCTCATAGATTGTGCCAATGATCATCCAGTGGCCAATGATGACACATTCAACACCATCGAGGACACGCCGATAACCGACAGTGTTGCAGGCAATGACATTCCCTCCAAGGACGGCGGAAATGTCTGGCTGAAGGAGACCGATCCAGAACACGGAACTGTAGTGCTCAATCAAGATGGCTCATTCACCTATACACCAGAGGAGGGCTACTGCGGAGAAGACGAGTTCACCTACATCCTCAAGGATGTCGATGGAGACTACGATACTGCCACTGTGACCATCAACATAGAGTGCATAAACCACATTCCAGTGGCCAATGATGACACATTCAACACCATCGAGGACACGCCGATAACCGACAGCGTTGCAGGCAATGACATTCCCTCCAAGGATGGCGGAAATGTCTGGCTGAAGGAGACCGATCCAGAACACGGAACTGTAGTGCTGAACCAAGATGGCTCATTCACCTATACACCAAAGGAGGGCTACTGCGGAGAAGACGAGTTCACCTACATCCTCAAGGATGTCGATGGAGACTACGATACTGCCACTGTGACCATCTATATAGAGTGCATAAACCACATTCCAGTGGCCAATGATGACACATTCAACACCATAGAGGACACGCCGATCACCGACAGTGTTGCAGGCAATGACATTCCCTCAAAGGATGGCGGAAATGTCTGGCTGAAGGAGACCGATCCAGAACACGGAACTGTAGTGCTCAATCAAGATGGCTCATTCACCTATACACCAGAGGAGGGCTACTGCGGAGAAGACGAGTTCACCTACATCCTCAAGGATGTCGATGGGGACTACGATACTGCCACTGTGACGATCAATATAGAGTGCATAAACCACATTCCAGTGGCCAATGATGACACATTCAACACCATCGAGGACACGCCGATAACCGACAGTGTTGCAGGCAATGACATTCCCTCCAAGGACGGCGGAAATGTCTGGCTGAAGGAGACCGATCCAGAACACGGAACTGTAGTGCTGAATCAAGATGGCTCATTCACCTACACACCAGAGGAGGGCTACTGCGGAGAAGACGAGTTCACCTACATCCTCAAGGATGTCGATGGGGACTACGATACTGCCACTGTGACCATCAATATAGAGTGCGTAAACGATATTCCAGTGGCCAATGACGACTCAGCCCGCATATGCCAGGACAGTACGCTATGCAGCAGCGTTGCGGATAACGATATCCCCTCCAAAGATGGTGAGAACACCTGGTCTTTGCTCTCGAATCCCGCCCATGGAACGGCAGTTGTCGACTCCGATGGCACATACTGCTATACCCCAATAGAAGGCTGGAGCGGCATGGACTGCTTCACCTATCAGCTCTGCGATATCGACAATGATTGCAGCCAGGGGACTGTGACCATAACTGTAGTCGAGAAGTGCAACTGCGATCTGATAAGCTTCTCGCAGGATGGATGCATGTATCCAGATGAGCTGGAGGATCTTATCAAGGACGTGAATGCCTATGTCTGTGCAGAATGCGATGATACGCCCGAGTGGTCGTTCCCTGAATGGCCTGTGGACCAAACAACAGGCTATGTGATGGGCGGCGAGTACACATTCAGCGTCACCTGCCATGCCGGGGGGGAGGAGCTTGAGAACTGCGACTCCACCTGCGAAGGGGTGATCCTGTGTACCTGCCAGCATGCTGTCTGCCCCTGCGAGGCCTATGCCGAGGATATCATTGTGGGCTGCGGCGTGAGCAAAGAGGATCTCTCCGCTCTGGTCGTCGCCGACTGTCAGAACAAAGGAGACTATGTCTGTGATCAGACGCCGGTGATAGATCTCAGCGGCGTGATCACCGATCCCAGCACAGGATTTGTCACCGGCGGCAGCTACACAGTCGACTGCAGCCCATCTTGGGTGGAATGCCCAACTGCCAAGGGCGATGTGATTGTGGAATGCAATGACATTGCTCATGCTCCCGATATCTGTCTGCCCATAGTATGTGTAGAGCTATCCGGCAAGCTCTCCTGCAGAGATTACAGCCTGCCGCTATACAGTGCGGGGCTGAAGCAGATGGTGACAGCAGCAGGAGGAGGGTGCGCAGACGAGCTCAGCGAGATGAGCGTTGTCTTGCCAGGAAATATCAATTGGGGGGTCCCGGGCCTGTACCAATATAAAGTGGTATGCAAGGACGCCAAAGGGCTGATTATCGCCTCAGATACAGGACGGCTGATCCTCGACGACGACTGCGGCTGCGGGCCATGCGGATGCTCAGGCTTCTGCTAA